The Streptococcus sp. DTU_2020_1001019_1_SI_AUS_MUR_006 sequence TGAACCTAGAATAGTACGCGCCAAATCACCCAAAATGTGTTTTAGCCAGATTTGTCTGCATTAGTCTAGCTTTTATCAATGGAAAATGTTATAATAGACTGTATTTAAAAAAATTTTAAGGAGAAATGACAGAATGTCTGTATCATTTGAAAACAAAGAAACAAACCGTGGTGTCTTGACTTTCACTATCTCTCAAGACCAAATCAAACCAGAATTGGACCGTGTGTTTAACTCAGTAAAGAAATCTCTTAACGTTCCTGGTTTCCGTAAAGGGCATCTTCCACGTCCTATCTTCGACCAAAAATTTGGTGAAGAGTCACTTTACCAAGACGTTATGAACGCTCTTTTGCCAAACGCTTATGAAGCAGCTGTAAAAGAAGCTGGTCTTGAAGTCGTTGCACAACCAAAAATTGACGTAACTTCAATGGAAAAAGGTCAAGATTGGGTTATCACTGCTGAAGTTGTTACAAAACCTGAAGTTAAATTGGGCGACTACAAAAACCTTGAAGTATCAGTTGATGTAGAAAAAGAAGTAACTGACGCTGACGTTGAAGAGCGTATCGAACGTGAACGCAACAACTTGGCTGAATTGGTGATCAAAGATGGTGCTGCTGAAGACGGCGACACTGTTGTTATCGACTTCGTTGGTTCAATCGACGGTGTTGAATTTGATGGCGGAAAAGGTGAAAACTTCTCACTTGGACTTGGTTCAGGTCAATTCATCCCTGGTTTCGAAGACCAATTGGTAGGTCACTCAGCTGGTGAAACTGTTGATGTTATCGTAACATTCCCAGAAGACTACCAAGCTGAAGACCTTGCCGGTAAAGAAGCTAAATTCGTGACAACTATCCACGAAGTAAAAGCTAAAGAAGTTCCAGCTCTTGACGATGAACTTGCAAAAGACATCGACGAAGAAGTTGAAACACTTGCTGAATTGAAAGAAAAATACCGCAAGGAATTGGCTGCTGCTAAAGAAGAAGCTTACAAAGATGCAGTTGAAGGTGCAGCAATTGATAAAGCTGTAGAAAACGCTGAAATCGTAGAACTTCCAGAAGAAATGATCCACGAAGAAGTTCACCGTTCAGTAAACGAATTCCTTGGAAACTTGCAACGTCAAGGTATCAACCCTGACATGTACTTCCAAATCACTGGAACTACTCAAGAAGACCTTCACAAACAATACGAAGCAGAAGCTGAGTCACGTACTAAGACTAACCTTGTTATCGAAGCAGTTGCGAAAGCTGAAGGATTTGACGCTTCAGAAGAAGAAATCCAAAAAGAAATCGAGCAATTGGCTGCAGATTACAACATGGAAGTTGCACAAGTACAAAGCTTGCTTTCAGCTGAAATGTTGAAACACGATATCGCAGTGAAGAAAGCTGTTGAATTGATCACAAGCACTGCAACAGTTAAATAATCTTTATAAGATAAAAGCCCACCGATTCGGTGGGTTTTCTTATACTTTATTTTCCGAAAATCTCCTTCAGGTCTTCTTCAGTAATCCCAATCATAGCTGGGATACTAGACCAGTTATCTTCGGTTAAGATGTAGGATTGTTCAGTGTCTGTAACTGGTGTAGCTTCAGTAGCTGATTTACTAGTTCCATCAGTTGATTCTATTAAGTCAGCGAAACGTTCAATTAGATAGGTCTTACGAGCTGTTCCGATATGTTGAGTTGCATAGTCAAAGGCCTGTAATTCGCCTAGTAGGATGAGCTTGCTTTTGGCACGAGTGATAGCAGTGTAGATGAGATTGCGTTCTAACATCCGCTTACTTGCACTGGTGATTGGTAAAATAACGACGGGAAACTCGCTCCCCTGAGATTTATGGATGCTCATGGCATAGGCTAAGCGAATCTTGTACCATTCATTTCGAGGATAGGAGACCTCATTGC is a genomic window containing:
- the tig gene encoding trigger factor; its protein translation is MSVSFENKETNRGVLTFTISQDQIKPELDRVFNSVKKSLNVPGFRKGHLPRPIFDQKFGEESLYQDVMNALLPNAYEAAVKEAGLEVVAQPKIDVTSMEKGQDWVITAEVVTKPEVKLGDYKNLEVSVDVEKEVTDADVEERIERERNNLAELVIKDGAAEDGDTVVIDFVGSIDGVEFDGGKGENFSLGLGSGQFIPGFEDQLVGHSAGETVDVIVTFPEDYQAEDLAGKEAKFVTTIHEVKAKEVPALDDELAKDIDEEVETLAELKEKYRKELAAAKEEAYKDAVEGAAIDKAVENAEIVELPEEMIHEEVHRSVNEFLGNLQRQGINPDMYFQITGTTQEDLHKQYEAEAESRTKTNLVIEAVAKAEGFDASEEEIQKEIEQLAADYNMEVAQVQSLLSAEMLKHDIAVKKAVELITSTATVK